The following are encoded together in the Brassica napus cultivar Da-Ae chromosome A9, Da-Ae, whole genome shotgun sequence genome:
- the LOC106366293 gene encoding zinc finger CCCH domain-containing protein 62, with protein MSDEKVIIDLCSSDEEEDNFADQNRFEEDLDLTEDADTSSSEEDSDWSHDDATDSDVEYDIDNETGQKGHAAAAADNDDDKVTRLLTAGSDLMKSLNVTECKAYLRKHGLRLSGTKPVFVERILEHWRIKDGSGESLYPISSFPINCKGDVCKGDTVLFTQKVKGSGKIMGRRTVAGQVVKESYGTAKQQHTFTIEVLWCEGMQKLPPLYPLLVKGRNLYRLMTMRQRWANEDDRVKVLSEKHSRGAAARKVMRERKIKLGYVMKDGRLQKPGHVKKPCQVKTRKNENQTQRSSHSLVASQGGHKNPTQLRNMNPPFHSHTYAPRPHGPPPRAPLTYAPRPYAPFSVPQSHLPRPYAPFNAPHSHLPRPQQNQSIQRPPPAFFNGRPTSNPLQGQASFNPHAMPVTHRRRPYQNHASSNNGYSYGVRDLDHFSDMTISHRRQGNLYRQSEAPHRPYNSHHTYHSNLNNHGESHMIREGDTHKQSRDTYRPNHRW; from the exons ATGTCAGACGAGAAGGTAATCATCGATCTCTGCAGCTCcgacgaggaagaagacaatTTCGCTGATCAGAATCGTTTCGAGGAAGATCTTGACCTAACGGAAGATGCAGATACGAGTTCAAG TGAGGAAGATAGCGATTGGAGCCACGATGATGCTACCGACTCAGATGTGGAGTACGACATAGATAACGAGACCGGCCAAAAAGGccatgctgctgctgctgctgataATGATGATGACAAAGTCACCCGCCTACTCACAG CTGGGAGCGATTTGATGAAATCTCTAAATGTAACTGAATGCAAAGCGTACCTGAGAAAGCATGGTCTCAGATTATCTGGCACAAAACCAGTTTTTGTTGAGAGGATTCTTGAGCATTGGAG GATTAAAGATGGGAGTGGAGAATCACTTTATCCAATATCTTCTTTTCCTATCAACTGTAAAG GTGATGTCTGCAAAGGAGACACTGTTTTGTTCACACAGAAGGTGAAAGGGAGTGGGAAGATTATGGGGAGGAGAACTGTCGCTGGCCAGGTTGTTAAAGAAAGCTACGGTACTGCTAAACAGCAACACACTTTCACT ATTGAAGTGCTTTGGTGCGAGGGGATGCAGAAATTGCCTCCCTTGTACCCTTTACTAGTGAAAGGACGGAATCTTTATAGGTTAATGACCATGAGGCAG CGTTGGGCTAATGAAGACGACAGAGTTAAAGTTCTTTCTGAAAAGCATAGCCGTGGTGCTGCAGCAAGAAAAGTTATGAGAGAAAGGAAAATAAAGTTAGGCTATGTAATGAAAG ATGGAAGACTTCAAAAGCCTGGTCATGTGAAGAAGCCTTGTCAAgtaaagacaagaaaaaatgaGAATCAAACTCAGAGGTCTAGTCACTCACTTGTTGCTTCACAAGGGGGTCATAAGAATCCAACCCAGTTGAGGAATATGAATCCCCCTTTCCACTCCCATACATATGCTCCTCGACCCCACGGTCCTCCACCACGTGCTCCTCTTACATATGCTCCTCGTCCATACGCTCCTTTTAGTGTCCCTCAGTCACATCTTCCTCGGCCATATGCTCCTTTCAATGCCCCCCACTCACATCTTCCTCGTCCACAACAAAACCAATCAATCCAAAGACCACCACCGGCTTTCTTCAACGGAAGACCTACTTCTAATCCTTTGCAGGGACAAGCATCTTTCAACCCACATGCTATGCCTGTTACGCACCGGAGGAGGCCATACCAGAACCATGCAAGCTCGAACAATGGCTACAGCTACGGGGTGAGGGACTTGGATCACTTCTCGGATATGACGATAAGCCACAGAAGACAAGGAAACTTATACAGGCAGAGTGAGGCGCCTCACAGACCATACAACAGCCATCATACCTACCATTCAAACCTTAACAACCATGGAGAAAGTCACATGATAAGAGAAGGAGACACACACAAGCAGAGTAGGGACACTTACAGACCAAATCATCGGTGGTAA
- the LOC125577769 gene encoding F-box/kelch-repeat protein At5g51250-like encodes MERFVSRKGKTTATADNVLLLPSSPSLPYDLVLMIVARVPRVYYRTLSLVSKSFRSMVASPELYKVRSVLGLTERSCLYVCLRFGLSSSSCKWYTLSSKSIGGGYVLARVLMPNDDYPDVVGSSYSDLVAVGSDIYNIGTHLRGGVSILDCISNTWRKAPSMPVELESLSAEVLDRKIYVLGRSYHHQDGSWKNWLHIYSTQIRKLGISLAVDWTWPVTLLSLTESSTG; translated from the coding sequence atggagaggtTCGTATCGAGGAAGGGGAAGACAACGGCTACTGCCGATAATGTGCTATTGCTGCCATCGTCTCCGTCACTTCCATATGATTTGGTACTGATGATCGTGGCACGCGTTCCAAGAGTGTACTACCGGACTCTGTCACTAGTCTCCAAGAGCTTTCGATCGATGGTGGCTTCACCTGAGCTTTACAAGGTCAGGTCAGTCTTGGGCCTCACGGAGAGGAGTTGTCTCTATGTGTGCTTGAGGTTCGGGTtgagttcttcttcttgtaaGTGGTACACCCTCTCCTCCAAGAGTATTGGCGGCGGCTATGTTTTGGCTCGAGTCCTAATGCCCAATGACGATTATCCTGATGTGGTGGGTTCGAGTTATTCAGATCTTGTGGCTGTTGGTTCTGATATCTACAACATTGGCACCCATCTACGAGGAGGGGTCTCGATTCTTGATTGCATTTCTAACACGTGGCGTAAGGCTCCAAGCATGCCAGTGGAGCTGGAGTCACTTTCTGCCGAGGTCCTTGATCGAAAGATATATGTACTAGGACGAAGCTATCATCATCAAGATGGTTCCTGGAAGAACTGGCTCCATATATATTCAACACAAATACGCAAACTTGGGATCTCCCTTGCTGTGGATTGGACCTGGCCTGTCACACTTTTGTCATTGACGGAAAGCTCCACGGGGTAA
- the BNAA09G52570D gene encoding precursor of CEP6 has translation MKISIYIVLTILFISMVCYKIPYTEARQLRETDSADRDHHFTAGSTDDFGPTYPGNSPGIGHKLKENNEIVDAFKDDFKPMTPGHSLGSGYVVNNGPKA, from the coding sequence ATGAAAATTTCAATTTATATCGTTCTTACCATTCTCTTCATTTCGATGGTATGTTATAAAATACCATACACTGAGGCAAGGCAGTTGCGAGAAACCGACAGTGCAGATCGTGATCATCATTTCACAGCCGGTAGCACTGATGATTTTGGGCCTACTTATCCGGGTAATAGTCCGGGTATTGGTCATAAATTGAAGGAGAATAATGAAATAGTCGACGCGTTTAAAGATGACTTCAAGCCTATGACACCAGGACATAGTCTCGGCTCTGGATATGTTGTCAACAATGGGCCTAAGGCGTAG